One stretch of Armigeres subalbatus isolate Guangzhou_Male chromosome 2, GZ_Asu_2, whole genome shotgun sequence DNA includes these proteins:
- the LOC134217748 gene encoding ejaculatory bulb-specific protein 3-like, with amino-acid sequence MKTFVAALALFAVVAAQDSYTTKFDNIDVDEILNSDRLFKSYFQCLLDEGRCTPEGNELKRVLPNALETACAKCSEKQRSAGVRAIKHLSEKRPEEFKALRARFDPENKYVDQYVRDAEKQGLAVTV; translated from the coding sequence ATGAAAACTTTCGTCGCAGCTCTAGCCCTGTTTGCCGTAGTGGCCGCCCAGGACTCGTACACCACCAAGTTTGATAACATCGACgtggatgaaatcctgaattcGGATCGACTGTTCAAGAGCTACTTCCAGTGCCTGTTGGACGAAGGGCGCTGCACTCCGGAAGGTAACGAGCTGAAGCGCGTCCTGCCGAATGCACTGGAAACAGCCTGCGCCAAGTGCAGCGAGAAGCAACGTAGTGCTGGGGTCCGTGCCATCAAGCACCTGAGCGAGAAGCGCCCTGAGGAGTTCAAGGCACTGCGGGCCCGGTTCGATCCGGAGAACAAGTACGTCGACCAGTACGTCCGGGATGCCGAGAAGCAGGGATTGGCGGTGACTGTTTGA
- the LOC134217747 gene encoding ejaculatory bulb-specific protein 3-like produces MKFIVLCTLLVAAAAQESTYNNRYDNIDVDEILKSDRLFKNYFNCLMDAGPCTPEGNDLKKYLPDALETGCSKCTEKQRETGNKVIAWLIENRPTEWTMLKSKYDPDNKLTERYREIAAEAGIAL; encoded by the coding sequence ATGAAGTTTATCGTTTTGTGTACACTTCTTGTTGCGGCCGCTGCTCAGGAGTCCACTTACAATAACCGATACGATAATATCGATGTAGATGAGATTCTTAAATCGGATCGCCTGTTCAAAAACTACTTCAACTGCCTGATGGATGCCGGTCCGTGTACTCCGGAAGGAAACGACTTGAAGAAATACCTGCCGGATGCGTTGGAAACTGGATGCAGCAAGTGTACCGAAAAGCAAAGAGAAACCGGAAACAAAGTCATCGCCTGGCTGATCGAGAACCGCCCAACGGAGTGGACCATGCTGAAGAGCAAATACGACCCGGATAACAAGCTGACCGAACGATACCGGGAAATCGCTGCTGAGGCTGGGATTGCGCTTTGA
- the LOC134217746 gene encoding ejaculatory bulb-specific protein 3-like, with product MKLFIAFALLVVAAAQETTYNNRYDNIDVDEILKSDRLFKNYFNCLLDAGPCSPEGNDLKKYLPDALETGCAKCTEKQRETGNKVIAWLIENRPTEWNTLKSKYDPENKLTERYRETAAKAGITL from the coding sequence ATGAAACTATTCATCGCGTTCGCCTTGCTCGTCGTGGCTGCTGCTCAGGAAACCACATATAATAACCGATACGACAATATCGATGTTGATGAGATCCTGAAATCGGATCGCCTCTTCAAAAACTACTTCAACTGCTTGTTGGACGCTGGTCCATGCAGTCCGGAAGGAAACGATCTGAAGAAGTACCTGCCTGATGCGCTGGAAACTGGATGCGCCAAGTGTACCGAGAAGCAACGAGAAACCGGAAACAAAGTCATCGCGTGGTTGATCGAGAACCGTCCGACGGAGTGGAATACGCTGAAGAGCAAATACGATCCGGAAAACAAACTGACCGAGCGTTACAGGGAGACGGCTGCCAAGGCTGGGATTACTCTGTAA